A single Lactuca sativa cultivar Salinas chromosome 8, Lsat_Salinas_v11, whole genome shotgun sequence DNA region contains:
- the LOC111902625 gene encoding uncharacterized protein LOC111902625: KAPVKLDSIMTVVEAKNLRFQLKKHQDSSTFPEAFLQIAFADVVILNKVDMVSPDVLEELEKEIHNINSPTNIVHSMRCQVDMSIVLDCKAYDDSHVAHLEQLLEENKSLITKDLHDSGVRTMCICDSRQLDLDKVRLWLEEILWDMKYDMDVYRCRAVLNVVNSDELHIVQAVKEIYEIVPTRKQKIQEDKTNKIMFIGRSLNEDILIESLRGCALTVC; this comes from the exons AAAGCACCAGTCAAGCTTGACTCCATTATGACC GTTGTAGAGGCTAAAAATCTCCGTTTTCAGCTCAAAAAGCATCAAGATTCTTCCACATTTCCTGAAGCCTTCTTACAAATAGCATTTGCA GATGTTGTAATTCTTAACAAGGTTGATATGGTTTCTCCAGATGTTCTAGAAGAACTAGAGAAAGAGATACATAACATTAATTCACCAACTAATATAGTTCATTCTATGAGGTGTCAAGTAGATATGTCTATAGTATTAGATTGCAAAGCATATGATGATTCA CATGTTGCACACCTGGAACAATTACTAGAAGAAAATAAATCACTAATAACAAAAGATCTTCATGATAGTGGTGTTAGGACTATGTGTATTTGTGATTCACGCCAGCTTGATCTTGATAAA GTGCGTTTATGGCTTGAGGAGATTCTATGGGATATGAAATATGACATGGATGTTTATCGATGCAGAGCTGTTTTGAATGTTGTAAACTCTGATGAACTTCACATAGTACAG GCTGTGAAGGAGATTTATGAAATAGTTCCCACACGAAAACAGAAAATCCAAGAAGATAAAACGAATAAAATCATGTTCATAGGAA GGTCACTGAATGAGGATATTCTTATTGAGTCTCTTAGAGGTTGTGCTTTGACTGTGTGTTAA